In Bacillus sp. SB49, a single window of DNA contains:
- the mce gene encoding methylmalonyl-CoA epimerase, with the protein MKPIRVLVAKPGLDGHDRGALIIAQALRDHGMEVIYTGLRQSAVQIARAAIQEDVDVVGLSSLSGAHKSLFPKVVEALAAQGASDIPVIGGGVIPAEDIPFLESHGVNKIFTSGSPTDAIAVYIKQLVQRDMFEEPKRIAHIGIAVKSIDAVLPFYQHTLGLSLEAVETVNSEGVRVAFLKIGETKIELLEPLNDKSPIQSFLTKKGEGIHHIAVEVDHLDARLKKYKEQGVRLIHEEPAVGAHDTRVAFLHPKAANGVLYEMVESKGDE; encoded by the coding sequence ATGAAACCAATACGTGTACTAGTAGCAAAGCCGGGTCTTGACGGCCATGATCGAGGGGCATTGATCATCGCTCAGGCGCTCCGCGATCATGGGATGGAAGTCATCTATACAGGACTTCGTCAGTCGGCAGTTCAAATCGCAAGAGCGGCCATACAGGAAGATGTCGATGTCGTCGGGTTGTCTTCTCTCTCCGGTGCCCATAAGTCTTTGTTTCCTAAAGTGGTGGAAGCGTTGGCTGCACAGGGGGCTTCTGACATTCCGGTCATAGGAGGGGGAGTCATACCTGCAGAAGATATTCCATTCCTTGAGTCGCATGGCGTGAACAAGATATTTACGAGCGGTTCCCCGACAGATGCGATAGCCGTTTATATCAAGCAGCTCGTCCAAAGGGATATGTTCGAAGAGCCGAAACGCATCGCGCACATCGGAATTGCCGTTAAGAGCATTGATGCCGTTCTTCCTTTTTATCAGCATACGCTCGGTCTGTCTTTGGAAGCGGTGGAGACCGTGAATTCGGAAGGAGTGCGCGTAGCTTTTTTGAAAATCGGTGAAACGAAGATAGAATTACTGGAACCTTTAAACGATAAGTCTCCGATCCAGTCTTTCTTAACGAAGAAAGGGGAAGGAATCCATCACATCGCAGTGGAAGTCGATCACTTGGATGCCCGTTTGAAGAAATACAAGGAGCAGGGGGTACGTCTGATCCATGAGGAACCGGCTGTGGGAGCCCACGATACGAGAGTGGCGTTCCTTCATCCGAAAGCGGCAAACGGTGTGCTGTATGAAATGGTAGAAAGCAAGGGGGATGAGTGA
- a CDS encoding acyl-CoA mutase large subunit family protein: MKHSSSDNKNKWEEAVEKTIKRFPERKEAFYTSSEIPIDRLYAPENPDDHYIAKNGYPGQYPYTRGIQPTMYRSRYWTMRQYAGFGSAEETNRRFRYLLEQGQTGLSVAFDLPTQIGYDSDDPMAEGEVGKVGVAIDSLKDMEQLFDHIPLDRVSTSMTINAPASILLAMYIAVGEKQGVSPELLTGTIQNDILKEYIARGTYIYPPKPSMRLITDIFAYCQEHLPKFNTISISGYHIREAGSTAVQEVAFTIANGMAYVDAAIEAGLKVDQFAPRLAFFFNAHNQFFEEAAKFRAARRMWANIMKEHFGAKDPKSWKLRFHTQTGGSTLTAQQPDNNIVRVTLQALAAVMGGTQSLHTNSRDEALALPTEESARIALRTQQIIANESGVADTIDPLAGSYYVEALTDQIEKEANVYLDRIREIGGAVQAVEEGYMQREIHQAAYEAQKRIESKEDIVVGMNEFRIEEEIHADLLRVDEALEKAQVKKTRQVREERDSEEVAACLDALHTAAKGSENVMPHVVKAVKAYATVGEIANVLREEYGEYTGM; encoded by the coding sequence GTGAAGCATTCATCAAGTGATAATAAAAATAAATGGGAAGAAGCAGTGGAAAAGACAATAAAACGGTTTCCGGAGCGCAAAGAAGCGTTCTATACGAGTTCAGAAATACCGATTGACAGACTTTATGCGCCGGAGAATCCTGACGATCATTACATAGCAAAGAATGGGTATCCTGGCCAGTATCCCTACACGAGGGGAATACAGCCGACCATGTACCGCAGTAGATATTGGACGATGCGCCAGTACGCCGGTTTCGGATCTGCAGAAGAAACTAACCGAAGATTTCGGTACCTTCTCGAGCAGGGGCAGACAGGGCTGTCTGTTGCCTTCGACTTACCGACTCAAATCGGCTATGACTCCGATGATCCTATGGCAGAGGGCGAAGTGGGGAAAGTCGGTGTAGCGATTGATTCCCTTAAGGACATGGAACAGCTGTTTGATCACATTCCTTTGGACCGCGTAAGTACGTCCATGACGATCAATGCCCCTGCGAGTATTCTTCTTGCCATGTATATTGCCGTCGGTGAAAAGCAGGGCGTATCTCCGGAACTTCTGACAGGCACGATTCAAAACGATATCCTGAAGGAATATATTGCACGCGGAACGTATATCTATCCGCCTAAGCCGTCCATGCGGTTGATTACAGATATTTTTGCTTATTGTCAGGAGCATCTGCCTAAGTTCAATACCATAAGTATCTCAGGCTACCATATCAGGGAAGCGGGGTCGACGGCCGTTCAGGAAGTTGCCTTTACCATAGCCAACGGGATGGCTTACGTCGATGCAGCTATCGAAGCCGGTTTGAAAGTCGATCAGTTCGCCCCCCGCCTCGCCTTCTTCTTTAACGCGCACAATCAGTTCTTTGAAGAAGCAGCAAAATTCAGGGCTGCCAGGAGGATGTGGGCGAACATCATGAAGGAACACTTTGGTGCGAAGGATCCGAAGAGCTGGAAGCTGCGTTTTCATACACAGACAGGAGGCAGTACATTAACAGCGCAGCAGCCGGATAATAACATTGTACGGGTGACATTACAGGCGCTCGCTGCCGTCATGGGAGGTACACAGAGCCTCCATACGAATTCACGTGATGAAGCGCTCGCACTTCCTACAGAGGAATCAGCCCGGATTGCTCTTCGTACCCAGCAGATCATTGCAAATGAAAGTGGAGTAGCAGATACGATTGATCCTCTGGCCGGTTCGTACTATGTGGAAGCACTCACGGACCAGATAGAAAAAGAAGCGAATGTATATCTGGATCGAATCCGTGAAATTGGCGGTGCTGTCCAAGCGGTGGAAGAAGGTTATATGCAGCGGGAAATCCATCAGGCAGCCTATGAAGCACAGAAGCGGATCGAGTCGAAAGAAGACATTGTTGTCGGCATGAATGAGTTTCGGATAGAAGAAGAGATCCATGCTGACTTATTGAGAGTAGACGAAGCACTAGAGAAAGCACAAGTGAAAAAGACAAGGCAGGTAAGGGAAGAAAGAGACTCGGAAGAAGTGGCCGCGTGCCTGGACGCACTCCACACTGCCGCCAAAGGATCGGAAAACGTCATGCCGCATGTAGTCAAAGCAGTGAAGGCGTATGCGACCGTAGGTGAAATTGCTAACGTACTTCGAGAAGAGTATGGAGAATATACGGGAATGTAG
- a CDS encoding aromatic acid exporter family protein, with the protein MKIGYRTIKTALGTPIAIWIAQLLQLENFASAGILTILCIQVTRKRSFLSAWHRFAACLLAMVFSFVFFELLGYNPIAIGLMLFAFIPVTVWLKVSPGIVTSSVIILHLYGSGNIGVNIIWNEICLIAVGIGTALILNLYMPNLDSELKKYRDEIEENFSIIMGEIAQFLRKGDYDWTGRELTETAALLEKAKSLSYREVENHLLRSHNHHYHYFHMRTKQFELLERMLPLVSRISGSDKHGHQIADFFEELAKGIHPGNTALIYLRKLKEMKEEFREDKLPETREEFEIRASLYHLLNEIEEYLIIKRSFKKSDV; encoded by the coding sequence GTGAAAATCGGCTACAGAACCATCAAGACGGCATTGGGCACACCGATCGCCATTTGGATTGCCCAATTGTTGCAACTGGAGAATTTTGCTTCGGCAGGTATATTGACCATTCTCTGCATCCAAGTCACAAGAAAAAGATCTTTCCTTAGCGCATGGCACCGTTTTGCCGCCTGCTTGCTCGCTATGGTGTTCTCTTTCGTATTCTTTGAATTGCTTGGATATAACCCCATTGCGATCGGACTTATGCTTTTTGCATTTATTCCGGTCACGGTCTGGTTGAAAGTATCACCTGGAATCGTAACAAGTTCTGTCATTATCCTTCATTTATACGGATCCGGTAATATCGGGGTTAATATCATATGGAACGAAATCTGCCTGATTGCTGTCGGTATCGGGACGGCATTAATTCTTAACTTGTATATGCCGAATCTGGACAGCGAACTGAAGAAATACCGGGATGAGATTGAAGAGAATTTCTCGATCATCATGGGAGAGATTGCTCAATTCCTTAGAAAAGGGGACTATGACTGGACAGGGAGAGAATTAACAGAGACGGCTGCTCTTTTGGAGAAGGCCAAATCGCTGTCTTACAGAGAAGTGGAAAACCATCTGCTTCGGTCCCATAATCATCACTACCATTATTTCCACATGCGGACAAAACAGTTTGAGCTCTTGGAACGTATGCTTCCCCTGGTAAGCCGGATATCGGGATCGGATAAACACGGCCACCAAATCGCTGACTTTTTTGAGGAGTTGGCAAAAGGAATACATCCTGGAAATACGGCCCTCATTTACTTAAGAAAATTGAAAGAAATGAAAGAAGAGTTCCGGGAAGACAAGCTTCCGGAAACGAGAGAAGAATTTGAAATCAGAGCAAGCCTCTACCATTTGTTGAATGAAATTGAGGAATATTTGATCATTAAACGCTCCTTCAAGAAGAGTGATGTATAG
- a CDS encoding dihydrolipoamide acetyltransferase family protein produces MGLEKINMPQLGESVTEGTISTWLVQPGDKVNKYDPIAEVMTDKVNAEVPSSFSGTIKELVASEGDTISVGELMCYVEVEGAGSSEEKTEEPAAEKQASQDDVQQQVEKKQVPQKDKTKKRYSPAVMTLAQEHDIDLNQVEGSGRGGRITRKDLETIIRSGNIPSASNDRSNDKEEAAPSSRTETAASKQRTAVSSSVTAADGDIEIPVTGVRKAIAANMVKSKTEIPHAWMMVEVDVTNLVELRNAKKTAFRQQEGFSLTYFAFFVKAVAQALKEYPQLNSTWAGDKIIQRKAIHLNIAVAKEDQLFVPVIRNADEKSIKGIAKDITDLANKARAGKLTTSDMEGGTFTVNNTGSFGSVQSMGVINHPQAAILQVESIVKKPVYQDGMFGARDMVNLCLSLDHRVLDGLVAGNFLARVKEILEKMSEETTSVY; encoded by the coding sequence GTGGGTTTAGAAAAAATCAATATGCCCCAGCTCGGTGAGAGTGTTACCGAGGGCACGATCAGCACATGGCTCGTCCAGCCCGGGGACAAAGTGAACAAGTACGATCCGATTGCAGAAGTCATGACGGACAAAGTGAATGCAGAAGTACCGTCATCGTTCTCCGGCACCATTAAAGAACTGGTTGCTTCAGAAGGAGATACCATCTCCGTCGGAGAATTGATGTGTTATGTAGAAGTCGAAGGGGCCGGTTCTTCCGAGGAAAAAACGGAAGAACCTGCAGCAGAAAAGCAGGCTTCCCAAGATGACGTACAACAGCAGGTAGAAAAAAAGCAGGTACCGCAGAAAGATAAGACGAAGAAAAGGTATTCACCTGCCGTCATGACTCTTGCCCAAGAACATGACATCGACTTGAATCAGGTGGAAGGATCGGGCCGTGGCGGAAGAATCACAAGAAAAGATTTAGAAACAATTATCCGTTCTGGAAATATTCCGTCTGCTTCGAATGACCGGAGTAACGATAAAGAGGAAGCAGCTCCTTCCTCCCGAACGGAGACTGCCGCATCTAAGCAGAGGACTGCGGTCTCTTCTTCTGTAACTGCTGCTGACGGCGATATCGAAATACCTGTCACAGGAGTTCGTAAAGCTATTGCAGCAAATATGGTAAAGTCCAAGACGGAAATCCCTCATGCCTGGATGATGGTGGAGGTCGATGTAACAAACCTTGTAGAGCTTCGTAATGCGAAGAAAACGGCGTTTAGACAGCAGGAAGGATTCAGCCTTACTTATTTCGCTTTCTTCGTTAAGGCAGTCGCCCAAGCGTTGAAGGAGTATCCTCAACTGAACAGTACGTGGGCCGGAGATAAGATCATCCAGCGAAAAGCGATCCATTTAAATATCGCTGTCGCCAAGGAAGACCAATTGTTCGTGCCGGTCATCCGGAACGCAGATGAAAAAAGCATCAAAGGAATTGCCAAGGACATCACCGATCTTGCCAACAAGGCGAGAGCTGGTAAGCTGACGACATCGGATATGGAGGGTGGTACCTTCACGGTCAATAACACCGGTTCTTTCGGCTCCGTCCAATCCATGGGGGTTATCAATCATCCGCAGGCAGCCATCCTCCAGGTGGAATCAATTGTGAAGAAGCCTGTCTATCAGGACGGGATGTTCGGGGCAAGAGACATGGTCAACCTTTGTCTATCCCTTGATCACCGGGTGCTTGACGGACTTGTGGCGGGTAATTTCCTTGCACGGGTTAAAGAAATACTGGAGAAGATGTCAGAAGAGACGACGTCCGTTTATTAA
- the prli42 gene encoding stressosome-associated protein Prli42 has translation MAGNKKSKRERRMKVIIYLMILSMVLSTLLAGASFFL, from the coding sequence TTGGCTGGAAATAAGAAATCGAAACGCGAACGCCGCATGAAAGTTATCATTTATCTGATGATCCTTTCCATGGTTTTATCAACCCTGTTGGCAGGCGCAAGCTTTTTCCTATAA
- a CDS encoding acyl-CoA carboxylase subunit beta, whose amino-acid sequence MDIFDKINELYDKRRQVELGGGDDRIEKQHEKGKWTARERVEYLLDEGTFVELNPFMEHRHDAFGMDGKTAPGEGVVTGFGKINNRDVYLFAQDFTVYGGALGEMHAKKIAAVMDLAVKNGTPFIGLNDSGGARIQEGVSSLDGYGQVFYRNSIYSGVIPQISVIMGPCAGGAVYSPAITDFVIMVEKTSQMFITGPKVIETVTGEKISAEDLGGAGVHNSLSGNAHLKAADEAGALDAVRDLLCYLPQNNKELPEVLEGSEEDDYRPDLTDIIPFDPVRPYDVRIIIDEVVDDQSFFEIHKDFAKNIVVGFARIKGKSVGLVCNQPKYMAGGLDIDSSDKAARFIRTCDSFNVPIITFEDVTGFFPGIKQEHGGIIRHGAKILYAYSEATVPKLTVITRKAYGGAYVALNSKSIGADLVFAWPNAEIAVMGPEGAANIIFAKEIKDSDAPEETRSRKIDEYRERFANPYVAAGLGMIDDVIDPRETRKVLIRSLDMLRNKQEDRPYKKHGNIPL is encoded by the coding sequence ATGGATATTTTTGATAAAATAAATGAACTGTATGATAAACGGCGCCAGGTTGAGCTTGGCGGCGGAGACGACCGCATTGAAAAGCAGCATGAAAAAGGAAAGTGGACGGCGCGTGAGCGGGTGGAATACCTCTTGGATGAAGGGACGTTTGTCGAGCTGAATCCATTTATGGAGCACAGGCATGACGCATTCGGTATGGATGGGAAAACGGCTCCCGGGGAAGGAGTTGTCACCGGATTCGGGAAGATAAACAACCGCGACGTCTATTTGTTCGCTCAGGATTTCACTGTGTACGGAGGTGCCCTTGGCGAAATGCATGCCAAGAAGATTGCGGCAGTTATGGATCTCGCGGTCAAAAATGGAACGCCGTTTATCGGACTTAATGATTCCGGCGGAGCGAGAATTCAGGAGGGCGTTTCTTCTTTGGACGGATATGGTCAGGTATTTTATCGGAATTCTATTTATTCCGGAGTCATTCCTCAGATTTCCGTCATTATGGGGCCGTGTGCAGGCGGTGCCGTTTACTCTCCTGCTATCACGGATTTCGTCATTATGGTCGAAAAGACGTCGCAGATGTTCATTACAGGTCCAAAAGTCATAGAAACCGTAACGGGAGAGAAGATTTCTGCCGAGGACCTCGGTGGGGCAGGCGTTCATAATTCCTTGAGTGGGAACGCTCATTTGAAGGCAGCAGATGAAGCGGGTGCATTGGACGCCGTCCGCGATCTGCTTTGCTATCTTCCTCAAAACAACAAAGAACTGCCGGAAGTATTGGAGGGAAGCGAAGAGGATGACTATCGACCCGATCTGACTGATATAATTCCATTCGATCCTGTTCGCCCTTATGATGTACGGATCATTATTGATGAAGTAGTTGACGATCAATCTTTCTTTGAAATCCATAAAGACTTCGCAAAGAATATTGTCGTCGGTTTCGCCCGCATAAAAGGGAAGTCCGTAGGGCTCGTTTGTAATCAGCCAAAGTACATGGCAGGGGGGCTCGATATCGACTCCAGTGATAAGGCGGCCCGTTTTATTCGAACATGCGATTCCTTTAATGTTCCTATCATAACATTTGAAGATGTCACCGGTTTTTTCCCGGGGATCAAGCAGGAGCACGGGGGCATTATCCGCCACGGAGCAAAAATCTTATATGCCTATTCTGAAGCTACCGTTCCGAAGCTTACGGTTATTACACGGAAAGCATATGGTGGGGCATACGTCGCACTGAACAGTAAATCGATAGGTGCAGATCTTGTTTTTGCCTGGCCCAATGCGGAGATAGCCGTCATGGGGCCGGAAGGGGCAGCGAACATTATATTCGCAAAAGAGATCAAGGACAGTGATGCACCGGAAGAGACAAGGAGTAGGAAGATTGACGAATATCGGGAGCGGTTCGCTAATCCATATGTCGCTGCAGGTCTCGGCATGATTGATGACGTCATTGATCCAAGAGAAACACGGAAGGTGCTTATTCGTTCGTTGGATATGCTACGGAATAAGCAGGAGGACAGACCGTATAAAAAGCACGGAAACATCCCGCTCTGA
- a CDS encoding BrxA/BrxB family bacilliredoxin: MFIVFIEKGPCHMDFNIFMNDVVTKAREEITGAGYTQLTTPEDVDAALTKKGTTLVMINSVCGCAGGIARPAAAHAIHYDKRPDQLVTVFAGQDKEATERAREYFEGFPPSSPSFALLKDGKIQTMVERHDIEGFEPMEVIGKLQRSFEEYCEEV, from the coding sequence ATGTTCATAGTATTTATAGAAAAGGGGCCATGTCACATGGATTTTAATATTTTCATGAACGATGTTGTTACAAAAGCTCGGGAAGAAATTACAGGAGCAGGCTATACACAATTAACGACGCCTGAGGATGTAGACGCTGCGCTTACAAAGAAAGGAACGACGCTCGTCATGATCAACTCCGTTTGTGGCTGTGCAGGGGGAATCGCGAGACCGGCAGCTGCTCATGCGATCCATTATGATAAGCGCCCGGATCAGCTGGTCACCGTTTTCGCCGGTCAGGATAAAGAGGCAACGGAACGTGCAAGAGAATACTTCGAAGGTTTTCCACCTTCCTCCCCGTCCTTTGCTCTTTTGAAAGACGGAAAGATCCAGACGATGGTGGAACGTCATGACATCGAAGGCTTCGAACCGATGGAAGTAATCGGTAAGCTTCAGCGGAGCTTCGAAGAATACTGCGAGGAAGTTTAA
- a CDS encoding thiamine pyrophosphate-dependent dehydrogenase E1 component subunit alpha encodes MAENRHKSLGLSDEQVLDMFRTMLLARRIDERMWLLNRAGKIPFVISCQGQEAAQVGASYALDRDKDYVLPYYRDMGVVLAFGMTARDLMLSGFAKAEDPNSGGRQMPGHFGQKKNRIVTGSSPVTTQVPHAVGIALAGKMEKKDFVSFVTFGEGSSNQGDFHEGANFAGVHKLPVIFMVENNKYAISVPVSKQLACEKVSDRAIGYGMPGYTVDGNDPLAVYEAVKAAADRGRGGEGPTLIETVSYRLTPHSSDDDDRTYREREEVDEAKKKDSIVTFAEYLREHGILSDEKEKEMNDEIEKIVNDATDYAENAAYAEAESAMKYVYEE; translated from the coding sequence ATGGCTGAGAACCGCCATAAATCTCTAGGATTAAGTGATGAGCAAGTATTGGACATGTTCCGAACGATGTTATTAGCAAGAAGAATAGATGAACGCATGTGGCTGTTGAACCGTGCAGGTAAAATACCGTTTGTTATCTCCTGTCAAGGTCAGGAAGCGGCGCAGGTAGGGGCATCGTACGCCCTTGACCGGGACAAAGATTATGTACTGCCGTACTACCGGGACATGGGCGTGGTACTTGCTTTCGGCATGACGGCACGTGACCTGATGTTGTCCGGGTTCGCCAAAGCGGAAGACCCGAACTCGGGCGGCCGTCAGATGCCGGGCCACTTCGGACAGAAGAAGAACAGAATCGTAACAGGATCCTCTCCTGTTACGACACAGGTTCCGCATGCAGTGGGAATCGCGCTTGCCGGAAAAATGGAAAAAAAGGACTTCGTATCTTTCGTTACCTTTGGAGAGGGCTCTTCCAATCAGGGGGATTTCCACGAAGGAGCGAACTTTGCAGGTGTCCATAAGCTGCCGGTTATTTTCATGGTTGAAAACAATAAATATGCTATTTCTGTTCCTGTGTCCAAACAGTTGGCCTGTGAAAAGGTCTCTGATCGTGCCATCGGATACGGAATGCCGGGGTACACAGTGGACGGGAACGATCCGTTGGCTGTATATGAAGCAGTTAAGGCAGCTGCCGACAGAGGCCGAGGCGGAGAAGGACCGACATTAATCGAGACCGTATCCTATCGTTTGACACCACACTCCAGCGACGATGATGATCGTACGTACAGAGAGCGGGAAGAGGTGGATGAGGCGAAGAAGAAGGATTCGATTGTCACATTTGCGGAGTATCTGCGGGAACACGGTATTCTTTCTGATGAGAAAGAGAAAGAAATGAATGACGAAATTGAAAAAATCGTAAACGATGCAACGGACTATGCGGAGAATGCAGCTTATGCCGAAGCGGAATCCGCTATGAAATATGTGTATGAAGAGTAA
- a CDS encoding M20/M25/M40 family metallo-hydrolase: MVAINKERLLEEFLELVQIDSETGQEAEISRVLKDKFEALGLEVLEDNAAEETGHAANNLICNWKGTKEGVDTIYFTSHMDTVVPGNGVNPSVEDGYIITDGTTILGADDKAGLAAILEAIRSIEENKVEHGDIQFVITVGEESGLVGAKALDSTLLKAKFGYAIDSDGQVGNIIIAAPTQAKINAVVKGKTAHAGVAPEKGVSAITLASRAIAKMPLGRIDDETTANIGRFEGGQKTNIVCDHVEILAEARSLNPAKMEEQVEKMKQAFLETAEEMDGDVELDVQVMYPGYKQAAGDEVVEVARAAAKRIGRESELLTSGGGSDANVIAGHGIPTVNLSVGYEEIHTTNERMPVGELEKIAEYVTAIVEEVAK; encoded by the coding sequence ATGGTAGCAATCAACAAAGAACGTTTATTGGAAGAATTCCTGGAACTGGTTCAAATTGATTCGGAAACTGGTCAGGAAGCGGAAATATCCCGTGTGTTAAAAGATAAATTCGAAGCGCTTGGGCTTGAAGTGCTTGAAGACAATGCCGCGGAAGAAACCGGACATGCCGCCAACAACCTTATTTGTAATTGGAAAGGCACGAAGGAAGGGGTCGATACGATCTACTTTACGTCTCACATGGATACGGTCGTCCCCGGGAACGGCGTCAATCCTTCCGTAGAGGACGGGTATATCATTACAGATGGAACGACGATATTGGGGGCGGACGACAAAGCGGGCTTGGCCGCTATACTGGAAGCTATTCGATCTATTGAGGAAAACAAAGTAGAACACGGAGATATCCAGTTTGTCATCACTGTCGGAGAGGAAAGCGGTCTTGTCGGAGCCAAAGCATTGGACAGCACGCTTCTTAAAGCGAAGTTCGGCTACGCTATCGACAGTGACGGGCAGGTGGGAAACATTATTATTGCAGCGCCTACCCAGGCAAAGATCAATGCCGTCGTTAAAGGGAAAACAGCCCATGCTGGTGTAGCGCCTGAAAAAGGTGTCTCGGCGATTACGCTTGCGTCCCGCGCTATTGCTAAAATGCCGCTTGGCCGTATCGATGATGAAACGACTGCCAATATCGGACGTTTCGAAGGTGGACAGAAAACGAATATCGTTTGTGACCATGTCGAAATTTTGGCTGAAGCCCGTTCCCTGAACCCTGCTAAGATGGAAGAGCAGGTAGAGAAAATGAAACAGGCGTTCTTGGAAACGGCAGAAGAAATGGATGGAGATGTTGAACTTGATGTCCAAGTGATGTACCCGGGCTATAAGCAGGCAGCCGGGGACGAAGTGGTCGAAGTCGCAAGGGCTGCAGCCAAGCGTATCGGCCGTGAGAGTGAACTGTTGACGAGTGGTGGAGGAAGTGATGCGAACGTCATCGCGGGGCACGGCATTCCTACCGTCAATTTAAGCGTCGGCTACGAGGAGATCCATACTACGAACGAACGCATGCCGGTCGGTGAGTTGGAGAAAATCGCCGAATATGTAACAGCAATTGTAGAAGAAGTAGCAAAATAA
- a CDS encoding L,D-transpeptidase, which produces MKILALVLLLTGPLFPPVMEDSVIIVNKATHELVLFKNSKPVFRADAAVGKTKDLTPEGIFSIKVKAEDPYYRKLDIPGGDPENPLGTRWIGFDARGTDGRMYGIHGTNRPDSIGKSVSAGCVRLLNEDVERLYELVPVEMDVVIVDTDADMKAVHDQWEKNKWKEMIQP; this is translated from the coding sequence ATGAAGATACTCGCATTAGTCCTATTGTTGACAGGCCCTCTCTTTCCACCGGTTATGGAAGATTCCGTTATTATAGTCAATAAAGCAACCCACGAGCTTGTCTTATTCAAGAATTCCAAGCCGGTGTTCCGTGCAGATGCAGCGGTTGGGAAGACAAAAGATTTAACTCCGGAAGGCATCTTTTCCATCAAAGTAAAAGCAGAAGATCCTTATTATCGGAAACTCGATATTCCCGGAGGAGATCCAGAGAATCCCCTTGGTACAAGGTGGATCGGTTTTGATGCCAGAGGCACCGATGGTCGAATGTACGGCATCCATGGGACGAATCGTCCTGATTCGATTGGGAAATCCGTGTCAGCGGGGTGTGTTCGGCTGTTAAACGAGGATGTCGAGCGGCTTTACGAACTGGTACCAGTGGAGATGGACGTTGTTATTGTCGACACAGACGCGGATATGAAAGCCGTGCATGATCAATGGGAAAAGAATAAATGGAAAGAAATGATACAGCCATAA
- a CDS encoding alpha-ketoacid dehydrogenase subunit beta, with translation MPVISYIQAVTQALKEEMQRDEKVFVLGEDVGKRGGVFRATDGLYEEFGEDRVLDTPLAESAIAGVGIGAAMYGMRPVAEMQFADFIMPAVNQIVSEAAKVRYRSNNDWTAPITIRAPYGGGVHGALYHSQSVEALFANQPGLKIVMPSTPYDVKGLLKASIRDNDPVLFFEHKRAYRLIKGEVPEEDYTLPIGKADVKREGSDITVITYGLCVHFALQAAEKLAEEGIDAHILDLRTVYPLDQEAIIEAASKTGKVLLVTEDNKEGGIISEVSAIISEHCLFDLDAPIKRLAGPDIPSMPYAPTMEKYFMMNPDKVEKAMRELAEF, from the coding sequence ATGCCAGTAATATCATATATACAGGCCGTTACCCAGGCGTTGAAAGAAGAAATGCAGCGGGATGAGAAAGTGTTCGTACTTGGAGAAGATGTCGGGAAGCGTGGCGGTGTTTTCCGGGCGACAGACGGACTTTATGAAGAGTTCGGTGAGGACAGGGTATTGGATACACCGCTTGCAGAATCTGCTATTGCAGGAGTCGGAATCGGAGCGGCTATGTACGGCATGCGCCCTGTAGCTGAAATGCAGTTTGCAGATTTCATCATGCCGGCCGTCAACCAAATTGTATCCGAGGCGGCTAAAGTACGTTATCGCTCCAATAATGATTGGACAGCACCAATAACAATCCGCGCTCCTTACGGCGGTGGAGTGCACGGCGCGTTGTATCATTCCCAGTCCGTAGAAGCACTATTTGCCAACCAGCCGGGACTGAAGATTGTCATGCCGTCGACTCCATATGATGTCAAAGGGCTGTTAAAAGCATCGATACGTGACAACGATCCTGTGCTTTTTTTCGAACATAAACGGGCGTATCGTCTTATTAAAGGCGAAGTTCCAGAGGAAGATTATACGCTTCCGATTGGGAAAGCGGATGTGAAACGGGAAGGATCGGATATTACGGTAATTACCTACGGCTTGTGCGTTCATTTCGCTCTTCAGGCAGCGGAAAAGCTTGCGGAAGAAGGAATTGATGCGCATATTCTGGATCTTCGTACGGTCTATCCACTCGATCAGGAAGCTATTATAGAGGCAGCCTCCAAAACCGGCAAAGTCCTGCTCGTAACAGAGGACAATAAAGAAGGCGGCATCATATCCGAGGTTTCTGCCATTATTAGTGAGCACTGTCTGTTTGATCTGGATGCACCGATTAAACGTCTGGCCGGCCCGGATATTCCATCCATGCCTTATGCACCAACAATGGAAAAGTACTTCATGATGAATCCGGATAAAGTTGAAAAAGCGATGCGGGAGCTAGCAGAATTTTAA